GAAGTGCCGCTGCTGGCTCGTGAGCAGGAGATGCACTTGTTCCGCAAGTTCAACTTCCTGAAGCACAAGGCCAAGACGCTTCGCGATCAGCTCAATCCCGCCGCCGCTCGCACCAGCGAGATGAACGAGATTGAGAACTTGTACGAAGAAGCGGTCAAGGTGAAGAACGAGATCGTGCAGGCCAACCTGCGGCTGGTGGTTTCGATCGCCAAGCGGCACGTGAGCGGCACGGAAGATTTCTTCAGCCTGGTGAGCGATGGCAATATGTCGCTGATCCGTGCCGTCGAGAAGTTCGACTTCTCGCGCGGCAACAAGTTCAGCACGTACGCCTCGTGGGCCATCATGAAGAACTTCGCCCGCACCATTCCGGAAGAGTACAAGCGGCGCGACCGCTTCCGCACCAGCCAGGACGAACTGTTCGTCGGCCAAGCCGATAGCCGGCCGGACTCGCTAAATCAGGAAGTAGTGCAGAACACGCTGGAGTCGCAGGTGCAAAAGATCCTGGCCCAGCTCGACGAACGCGAACGGCAGATCATCATCAGCCGCTTCGGCCTCGATCACAGCCAAGAACCGCTGACCCTCAAAGAAGTCGGCGCCGAAATGGGTGTGACCAAGGAACGCGTCCGCCAGATTGAGTCGCGTGCTCTGACGAAGGCTCGTCAGGTCGCGATGAGCGAACACATCGAACTGCCGGACTAAATTCGGCCGTGAGATTTTGAAAAGCAACCTTCGGGGATGAGCGAAAGCTCATCCCTTTTTTCGTTTGAAAGTTGGGTTCGATGGCTACTCCCTACGCTAAAAGGAGTTGCAATACCCCACGCACCATGTAGTCTGAACGTTTCGTTATTCGCAGCCTTCCTGAAGCGACTGTCCAATGCCAGACAACAGCCAGCCGCCACCAGATCCTCGGTCGCGACCTCGCGCTCTGCCGCGGGCAATTCCGCTCAATCCGCTGCCGCCACCAACTCCTCCTCCGCAGCAGCCGCCGATTCCTCCGCAAATGTGGCAGCCACAGCCACCTCCGGCCGGCTATGCACCACCGAATTATCCGCCACCGAATCATCCCCCGCAGCCGCGCCCAACTCCGCCCTATCAACCACCGGGCTACCAACAGCCCAACTACCAACAACCCGGTTATCCGCAGCCGCCCTATCCACCGCAGCAGTATCAACCACCTGTTTATCAGCAGCCCGTCTATCAGCCACCACCGGAGCCCCAGCCGTTTGTTGTCACGACAAAACCGCGGCAGACGCCAGTAATCAATCGCGGTCGCGGCTCCAAGAAAAGCAGCGCCGGGACGGTGATTACCACCATCTTCGCGGTTGTCGGTGTGATGGTGCTTGTCTGCTGCGGTGGCCTGTTTTTCTTAGCCGAGTCGCGCAGCGGCGATAGCAGCGGCGGGTCCGACGGCCGCTACGATCTCGAAAAAGTTCCTCTGCCGAATTTCCCGCCGTACCAGACGGCCATGAAAAAGCGGTTCGGCAATGTGATGCTACACAGCATCCCGCTCGGCACGAGTCGCAACGGGCACTACTCGACTCCTGGCCACGGCGGCTCGCTGTTTTATTATCTGCCACCGGGCGAGCATGCGCCCGGGTCGCTTCCGTGCGTCTTAATCACGGCGGCGGGGAGCAACTTGTTTCAGGGGAAAAATTTCGATCGGATCACGACTGTCGAAGATGCTGCCGAACACCTGCCGTACGTGCATGCCGGCATGGCGGTGATGGTGTACGAGATGGATGGCAGCCAGGAATTCAAGACCGACTCTGAATTCAAAACGGTCCACAAAGACTTCAAGGCCGCCTGCGCGGGGATGGTGAACGCTCGCAATGCGTTTGAGTACGTCCTGCAGAAGTGCCCCGAAGTCAACCCAGATCAGATCTTCGCCGCGGGACATAGTTCCGCAGGAACTGCCGCGTTGCTGTTTGCCGCTCATGAACCTCGTCTGGCCGGTTGTGTTGCCTACGCACCGGTCACGGACATTGCGAAGTTTCTCCCACCCGACTCCTTTTTTAAATTGTTGAGAAGGATGCCGTCGCTAACCTTCTACATGTCGAAGGCCTCTCCTGCCACGCATGCCAAGCACATTGAATGTCCGGTCTACTTATTTGCCTCTTATGGGGACAAAGTGGTGGACCGGGACCAAGTCGAAGGTTTCACCAATATTCTTCGCAATACGAACTCCAACGTGGAGCTGGACATGGTTGGCTTCGGCGACCACTACCAGTCGATGATCGACGACGGCGTCCCGTCAGGGATTAGTTGGATCAACATGCAAATCGGTAAAACTGAGCAACGAATTAAACCAGAGCAGCGGCGCTCGAAGAGAATACTGGAGAATCATTCGAAGTCGCCGCGAGCGCCAAACCGGTGAGCGCCACCTGTTACGAAGGATCGTTTGCCGCGACAATTGAGGCTTGTTCGATAAGCATTTCGTCGCCCTGAAGTTAGCCGTCGCATGCCTGGCCCCGCCCGCTCCGCTCCCCCGATTGCCAACCGTCTCGAACTGCCGCTGGGCGAAGGCTACGCACTGCGCGTCGATTTCGATCGGGCTCACGATCGCTGGCAACATCGCGTGTTCCTCGTGGTGCCGGCCAATAGCGAGATCGTCGGACCTGTGCTGCTGCTAGAAAGCATCGAAGGCACTGCTGATGACGATTGGCCGATCAGCCCGCCGCTGCAATTCGTCAGCATCGAAACCCGGCCCAAGCAACTGCCGGTCGCCCTGCTCATGGGCATGTCTGGCGACGGCCACTGGTCGGCGAGCATCGAGCAATTAGCCGCCGACCAGACACTCCGCTTCGACATCGCCTGCCGCGCCAAGTCCCGCCCCGCCAACCTCGGCTCGCGTTACCGCATCGGCCCGCGTGTGGAAAACGCACAACAAGACAACAGCGTACAACTGCGAGTGGGAAAACTCACGCTGGAGTTCATGGGCGAACAAGCCAAGGATTCGCCACTGCCGACGATTCAATTGCAGGAAAAAGAGCTGCACACGCAATTCAACGAGCCGGTGCAGGAGGGAGCTCAGACGTATCGGTGGATTTATCGGCTGCGGGCGATCCCTGCGAGCTAACCTCAGGCCGAAGCAGGTGGCAATTTGCCTTCCAGATCGTCGCACAGTTTGGAAAGGCTGGACAATTCCATCGCCGTCAGTTCTTCCTGCGATGTCTGTGGAAGCTTCAAGACGCCCTGCATCATTCGAATGTGCCTGGCCAAGCCTTTGCGCTCACCTTCTTCGCGTCCTTGCTCTGTTGCCATTTTCAGGTTCCAGCGCTGATCACGCTCAGCCTTCAGGCGAGCCTGGTACTGATACCGTTCTTCGGGCGTTTGAGCAATCATTTCCACAACTCCAGTAGCCTTGGCAAATTCGCGACCTGGCAGCAGTCCCTTCAGTGCTTCTGCTTCAGTCGACCGTCGGATCAATTCCCAGCGGCATGCAGGCGCCCTCACTTCGCGGCGACTTCCTCGTTCACCCGTTCGTACAAATAGCCGATGCGGCTGAGCGCTTCGATCTGCGTAATGGTTTGCGATATCGGCAGGATCGCATACGCAGCCCGGCCGCTGCAGCAATCCAGAATGATCTGCTGCGGATTGGGCGTGGACACACCGTTGGCGCATGGTTCATGGCCATGGATCAGCAGTTTGGCGTTGACGATCTTGGCAAAGGCAGCCGCGTTGGCAGCGCGAAAGTCGCGACCCCAGACAAGGCGGAAGATGTCACTTCCCGGTTGCCAATCGGCGGGCGTGAGGGGCCGTTCGAACACATTCAGATTAAAGCCGTTCACGTCGCAGCGGTCGGGCAGTGTGTGAGAAATGAACGCGCCGCCGACGGTCCGAATGGCCAGTGGACACGTACTGATGAACTGCAGATAAGCGCCGCGGATTTTATCGGTCGCGGCCGCACCGTAGAGCTCGACAATGCCGGCGCGAAACTGCAAATTCAGCATCCGCTTGCTTTTGCAGATCGGAAAATCACCCAGCTCGGCGAGCTCGTGATTGCTGAGCAAAAAGTGAAACCGCTCGGGATATTCGCACTTCAGCGCGGCGACATCTTCCAGCAGCAGGTGCGACATGCAGCCTGCATCGCCAGGGTAAGCCGGTCCGCCGTGGCAAACTTCCTGCATGATCAGGTGCCGGCGCGGATTGTTCGGCAAATCGGCGATCTGCAGTATCCGTTTGAAGTTCAACCGATTGCCATGCAGGTCGGCCGAGATCATCACTTCGTCGCCGTGGTCGGCATCGAGAAAGACGACGTTCCCCTGCCGGGCTTTGGTACGGCGATTGGCAGCCGCGGCCTGCGCGCAGGTCTGGAGGACGGATTCGATATGCTCAGCGGAGGCAGCCATGACGAATTGTCAGCGTACCACCCGAAAAAGAAAAGGTCTATTTCGGGTGCTCGGCTGTCATCGTAATCCGTACCGCGGCAAAATGCCGGCTCACGGACTCTCGCAGGGCACATACAGGCAAATCTCGCTCACCTTAGCGACCAATTCGAGATAGCGGCGGTGAGCTTCAAAACGATTGGCAAAGTACTGCCGATTCCAGGCATTCTGGCAACGGATTCGCCAGGCGACACAGTAGTTGGCCGAGGTTGCGGGATCGAATTCGTTATCTTCGAACTGGCAATCGGGTAACTGAGTTTTTGTCGTGGCGACCATCCGATGATTCCTGTGTTATGGCTGCGAGTTCGCAGATTGGTGCTGATTCGCAGGCCGCAGCAGTGCTTGCTAGTCTTGTTGTCTTCTCTGCCCAGCGTAGCGATGCTGATTTTGTTACCGGGATATTTCCCGAACTGGTTACTGCAACCACTACAATCAGCACCATGAGTTGTGACTCCGGCACGCCAGATTTTGCGACGACCCACTGGAGCCTCGTGCTGCGCGCGGGCGGCGACAATAAATCGGCTACCGCGGCCCTGCAGACACTGTGCGAACGCTACTGGTACCCGCTCTATGCCTATGTCCGCCGTCGCGGCTTGGCATCGCCCGAGGCGCAGGACCTCACCCAGGAGTTCTTTGCCCGACTGCTCGAAAAAAACTCGCTCGCCGCGGCTTCGCCCGAGCGTGGCAAGTTTCGCGCGTTCCTGCTCACGTCGCTGAAGAACTTTCTCGTCAACGAATGGGAAAGAGGGCGTGCGCAAAAGCGCGGCGGCGGCGAGCGGCCCATCTCCTTGGATTTGGAGTCCGCGGAGTCGCGGCTCCGCCTAGAGCCTGCGCACGAACTAACGCCGGAGCGACTCTTCGAGCGGCAGTGGGCGCTGCTCTTGCTCGAGCACGTGATGCAACGGTTGCAGGCGGAACAGACGGCCGCCGGCAAGGAACGACAGTTCGAACTCCTCAAGGAGGTCCTCGTCGGCGGTTCCGATCGGCTCCCCTTTCTCGCGATCGCGACCGATTTGCAAATCTCCGAAGAAGCCGCTCGCCAGGCGGGCAGTCGATTGCGAAAGCGTTATCGCGAACTGCTGCGGGAAGAAGTCAGCCACACCGTTGCCACCGAAAGCGAGGTGGACGATGAAATTCGGAACCTGTTTCAGGTGCTCGCTGGTGGATAACCGGGAAGTGTCGATTTATTTTTGTCACGGGTGGCAAACTATCCTGTAGAAACCGGTAGCAAAGCTCATTCAGCCGGTTTTTCGCCGGCACTACCCGGTTGTGACTCTCATGAACGATCCTGCCATTTCCCGCTGTTGCCCGACCTGTGGCATGCCGATTCCCGAGCACGCGCCGGCCGGATTGTGCCCGCGGTGCCTGCTAAATGCTGGCCTCGAAAGTGGCGGCGCGACTTCTCCGGCTACGCCGCCCGGCGGTTTTTCGCCACCGGAGATCGCCATCCTCGCCGCGAAGTTTCCACAGCTAGAAATTCTGGAACTCCTGGGCAAGGGCGGCATGGGCGCGGTCTACAAAGCGCGGCAACGGGGCCTTGATCGGCTCGTTGCGATCAAGATCCTGCCGCCTGAGATCGGCAACGATCCTGCCTTTGCCGAACGTTTCGCGCGCGAAGCCCGCGCCCTCGGCAAGCTGAATCATCCGCACATCGTCGCCGTGTATGACTTCGGCCAGGTCGATGGGCTGTATTACTTTCTGATGGAATACGTCGACGGAGCCAACCTGCGACAGGCAATTCACAGCGGCGGACTAACATCAAAGGATGCATTGTCGATCGTTTCGCAAGTTTGCGATGCGCTGCAGTTTGCCCACGATGAGGGTGTCGTGCATCGCGACATCAAGCCGGAGAATATCCTCATCGACAAACGAGGCCGCGTGAAAATCGCCGACTTCGGCCTCGCCAAACTTCTCGGCCAGGATCAAGCCGATCAAAATCTGACTCACACGCATCAGGTGATGGGCACGCTCCGTTACATGGCGCCCGAACAGATGCAAGGGTCGAAAGAAGTCGACCATCGCGCCGACATCTTTTCGCTCGGTGTGGTCTTCTACGAACTACTAACCGGCGAGCTTCCCGTCGGCCGGTTTGCGCCGCCGTCGAAGACCTTCGGCGTCGATGCGCGACTCGATGAAGTGGTGCTGCGATCACTCGAGCGTGAACCGACACTTCGTTACCAGCACGTCAGCGAGGTGAAGACCCAAGTGCAGTCGATCGCCGGGATCTCGCCTGCGGCACTGCAGAGGATGGTCGGCCGTGAGTACCGTTCGCAGGCGGAGTTCTTTGGTTGGCCACTGGTACACATCGCGTCCGGTATCGACGCCCAGACTGGCAAGCCAAAAATTGCGCAAGGGATCATCGCCATAGGAGACACCGCGATCGGCGGACTTGCCATTGGTGGCCGCGCGGTGGGAGTTTTTGCCTGCGGTGGTGTCGCAGTCGGTTTGTTTTCGCTCGGTGGGGTTTCGCTCGGCCTGCTATTCGCCTTCGGCGGTTGTGCGTTTGGATTGCTGGCTTTCGGCGGACTCGCCATTGGTGCACTTGCGGCGGGCGGCTGTGCTGTGGGCTATTACGCCATCGGCGGAGGCGCGTTCGGCCTGCACACGTTGAGCGGCGCGTCGCGCGATCCTGCCGCGATGAAGTTATTGGAAAACGTCAGCAATGTTCGCACATGGCCCACATGGATTCTGTGGCTCGGCCTGGCAGTGCCAGCGGGCTTTGGCTTGCTGATTGGCTTCGTCGTTTGGTTGCAAAATCGCAAAGCCGCTCCTCCGGTTGACCGCGTCATTGAAGAAGAGAAACGCCTGCGCGCCGAGCAAGATCGCGTGCACGCGCAGCGCATGAGCCTGCGTGATCAAGAGAGTGTGTGGTACGACCTGGGCGTGATTGTCGCTTACTTCTTGCGCAGTAAGACCGTGTGCTGGATCATCGGGGCCCTGGCATCGCTGGTGTATCTCGGTTGCCTCATCACATACTTCAATTTCCACGGTCAGCGTCTGATGCAGGGCGGCCAGCTGGTGCAACGCTTTTCGGCCGGTCAGCCGACACCCTGGCTCACGGTCGAAGCCAGCGCCACCGGTTATCACGCGGCCTTTCATTTCTTCTGCTGGGCGCATGCGGTTGCTTTAACGGGCTTCGCCGCACTGCAAGTCGCGCGGCAGATGGAACGATTGCAAACGGGCAAGATGCACTCGATGGTCTGGCACTACGTCCTCTGGATCGTTGTGCTCTTTCTGGTTGTCGTG
This region of Anatilimnocola floriformis genomic DNA includes:
- a CDS encoding serine/threonine-protein kinase, encoding MNDPAISRCCPTCGMPIPEHAPAGLCPRCLLNAGLESGGATSPATPPGGFSPPEIAILAAKFPQLEILELLGKGGMGAVYKARQRGLDRLVAIKILPPEIGNDPAFAERFAREARALGKLNHPHIVAVYDFGQVDGLYYFLMEYVDGANLRQAIHSGGLTSKDALSIVSQVCDALQFAHDEGVVHRDIKPENILIDKRGRVKIADFGLAKLLGQDQADQNLTHTHQVMGTLRYMAPEQMQGSKEVDHRADIFSLGVVFYELLTGELPVGRFAPPSKTFGVDARLDEVVLRSLEREPTLRYQHVSEVKTQVQSIAGISPAALQRMVGREYRSQAEFFGWPLVHIASGIDAQTGKPKIAQGIIAIGDTAIGGLAIGGRAVGVFACGGVAVGLFSLGGVSLGLLFAFGGCAFGLLAFGGLAIGALAAGGCAVGYYAIGGGAFGLHTLSGASRDPAAMKLLENVSNVRTWPTWILWLGLAVPAGFGLLIGFVVWLQNRKAAPPVDRVIEEEKRLRAEQDRVHAQRMSLRDQESVWYDLGVIVAYFLRSKTVCWIIGALASLVYLGCLITYFNFHGQRLMQGGQLVQRFSAGQPTPWLTVEASATGYHAAFHFFCWAHAVALTGFAALQVARQMERLQTGKMHSMVWHYVLWIVVLFLVVVLGLSHLTIPIPVTH
- a CDS encoding RNA polymerase sigma factor; amino-acid sequence: MSCDSGTPDFATTHWSLVLRAGGDNKSATAALQTLCERYWYPLYAYVRRRGLASPEAQDLTQEFFARLLEKNSLAAASPERGKFRAFLLTSLKNFLVNEWERGRAQKRGGGERPISLDLESAESRLRLEPAHELTPERLFERQWALLLLEHVMQRLQAEQTAAGKERQFELLKEVLVGGSDRLPFLAIATDLQISEEAARQAGSRLRKRYRELLREEVSHTVATESEVDDEIRNLFQVLAGG
- a CDS encoding dienelactone hydrolase family protein → MITTIFAVVGVMVLVCCGGLFFLAESRSGDSSGGSDGRYDLEKVPLPNFPPYQTAMKKRFGNVMLHSIPLGTSRNGHYSTPGHGGSLFYYLPPGEHAPGSLPCVLITAAGSNLFQGKNFDRITTVEDAAEHLPYVHAGMAVMVYEMDGSQEFKTDSEFKTVHKDFKAACAGMVNARNAFEYVLQKCPEVNPDQIFAAGHSSAGTAALLFAAHEPRLAGCVAYAPVTDIAKFLPPDSFFKLLRRMPSLTFYMSKASPATHAKHIECPVYLFASYGDKVVDRDQVEGFTNILRNTNSNVELDMVGFGDHYQSMIDDGVPSGISWINMQIGKTEQRIKPEQRRSKRILENHSKSPRAPNR